In Eubalaena glacialis isolate mEubGla1 chromosome 3, mEubGla1.1.hap2.+ XY, whole genome shotgun sequence, the following are encoded in one genomic region:
- the TNFRSF1B gene encoding tumor necrosis factor receptor superfamily member 1B, translating to MVPTAFWAALAVGLQLWAAGRAVPAQAVFIPYVPEPGSSCRLQEYYDTKVQMCCSKCPPGYHVHSLCNKTSDTVCDSCESSTYTQLWNLVPACFSCNSRCSSDQSETQACTTKQNRICTCKPGWYCTLGRQEGCRLCVPLRKCGPGFGVAKPGTATSNVACAPCAPGTFSDTTSSTDTCRPHRICSSVAVRGTSEMDAVCTSVLPTLKGTPGPALTRSQHMEPTPGPSIAPSTSVRLTMVPGPPSYPVEGRNTANISFPIGLIVGVTALGLLIIVLLNCVIMTQKKKKPFCLHGDAKVPHLPADKARSAPGPEQQLLLTTAPSSSSSSLESSASATDRRAPSRPQLQAPGVEKAGGSGEAPASCGSSAEASSGGHGTQVNVTCIVNVCSSSDHSSRCPSQANSTRDTDTSPSGSPKDEQVPFSKEECPFQSQPGAPETLLQSPEEKPLPLGVPDAGMKPS from the exons GCTGTGTTTATCCCCTATGTCCCGGAGCCCGGAAGCTCGTGCCGGCTGCAAGAATACTACGACACAAAGGTCCAGATGTGCTGCAGCAAGTGTCCACCAG GCTACCACGTACATTCCTTATGCAACAAGACCTCAGACACCGTGTGTGACTCCTGCGAGAGCAGCACATACACCCAGCTCTGGAACTTGGTCCCCGCGTGCTTTAGCTGTAACTCCCGGTGCAGCTCTG ACCAGTCGGAAACTCAAGCCTGCACAACAAAACAGAACCGCATCTGCACCTGCAAGCCGGGCTGGTACTGCACCCTGGGAAGACAGGAGGGGTGCCGGCTGTGCGTGCCACTGCGCAAGTGCGGCCCTGGCTTCGGCGTGGCCAAACCGG GAACTGCAACATCAAATGTGGCGTGTGCTCCCTGTGCCCCAGGGACGTTCTCCGACACAACATCATCCACGGACACTTGCAGGCCCCACCGGAT ctgtAGCTCGGTGGCCGTCCGTGGCACCTCAGAGATGGATGCAGTCTGCACATCTGTGCTCCCCACCCTGAAAGGCACCCCGGGCCCAGCCCTCACAAGATCCCAACACATGGAGCCGACTCCAGGGCCCAGCATAGCTCCAAGCACCTCCGTCCGGCTCACGATGGTCCCAGGTCCTCCAAGTTACCCAGTTGAAGGGCGCAACACAGCAAACATCTCTTTTCCCATTG GACTGATTGTAGGTGTGACAGCGTTGGGTCTGCTAATAATAGTCCTGCTGAACTGTGTCATCATGACCCAGAAAAAAA AGAAGCCCTTCTGCCTGCACGGAGACGCCAAGGTG CCGCATCTGCCAGCTGACAAGGCTCGAAGTGCCCCAGGCCCCGAGCAGCAGCTCCTGCTGACCACGGCGCCAAGCTCCAGCAGCAGTTCCCTGGAGAGCTCGGCCAGCGCCACGGACAGGAGGGCGCCCTCCAGGCCCCAGCTGCAGGCGCCGGGCGTGGAGAAGGCCGGCGGGTCTGGGGAGGCCCCGGCCAGCTGCGGCAGCTCAG CAGAGGCATCATCTGGCGGCCACGGGACCCAGGTCAATGTCACCTGCATCGTCAACGTTTGCAGCAGCTCTGACCACAGCTCTCGATGCCCCTCCCAGGCCAACTCCACGAGGGACACAGACACCAGCCCCTCCGGCTCCCCGAAAGATGAGCAGGTCCCCTTCTCCAAGGAGGAATGCCCTTTCCAGTCCCAGCCGGGGGCTCCAGAGACTCTGCTGCAGAGCCCAGAGGAGAAGCCCCTGCCCCTCGGTGTGCCTGATGCCGGCATGAAGCCCAGCTAA